The following nucleotide sequence is from Puniceicoccales bacterium.
GTAACTTTCTTGTTCTGACCAATCCGGTGGACTCGATCCATCGCCTGACGTTCGACGGCCGGGTTCCACCAGGGATCCATGAGAAACACGTACTCTGCAGCGGTTAGCGTTATTCCGGTGCCGCCAGCTTTCAAACTTATCAAAATCAATCCAGGGCCCTCGAATTCTTGAAATTCTCTTACGACTTCGTCCCTTTTTTTGGTAGCACCGGTTATTTCAAAAATTCTAACCTCTTTGTATTCAGACCTTATGAAACTGCGTATCCTTTTTAAAAAAGTCACAAATTGGCTAAATATTACAATTTTTTTACCTTCTTTCAATATGTCAGACAGCTTCTGATTCAAAGATTCCAGCTTGCAACTTTCATCAAAATCTGCTTCTACTCCAGGGATTATGCCAGGGTCACAGGCGATTTGCCTCAGTTTTGTTAGAACGGCTAATATGCCAAATCTGTGTTTTTTTATGTCTGGTTGGTTTTGTCCTATGTCGTATTTTTTTATTGCTCTTTCAAGCACGGCATCGTAAAGATTTCGTTGATAGGCCGTCATGGTGCAAGGAAGATCAATTTCTATTTTTTCTGGAAGTTCTTCTGCTACAGATTCTTTCGTTCTACGCAACATAAAGGGCCCGATTTGTTTCTTGATTTTTTCGGTAGCCCTGTCACTTTTCGAAAATTCTATGAATTTCGCCTGGTCATGAAGCAGTCCTGGCATCAAAAACCTGAAAATGCTCCACAAATCTTGAATATTGTTCTCAATCGGTGTTCCGGTTAAAGCAAGCCGCCAGACCGAGTCTATGGCCAAGCAGCTGCTGAATACTTTTGTCGATGGATTTTTTATACATTGAGCTTCGTCCAGAATGGCCAATTGAAATTTTGTGCTTGAAAAAATTGATTTATTTCTGCGCAACTGGGTATAGCTAGTGATAACCAAGTTACAGTGTTCCAAGTCCTTATCTGCAGATGAAAATATTTTGACCGTTAGTTCCGGAAAAAACTTTTCTGCTTCGTGTTTCCATACCGGGACCACACTGGCCGGGCATATAACCACCGAACACTTTGTACTGGCATATTTTGATATCAACGTAAGTACCTGAAGTGTTTTGCCCAGGCCCATGTCGTCGGCCAGTAGTCCGTGGAATCCATGGGTCAATAGATGCGCCATCCAGGCCACGCCTTCTTTTTGGTATTGTCTCAGAAATTCTGGCATAGCCATGGATGTATCTGGCTTGGTTTCAAATGATTTCTGCCAAGCTAGAAGGTTGTCGTCTTTTTTCATCGCCAGGCATGAGTCGGTAAATATCGAATAAATCATGTACCTGGGCAGCTCGCCATCGAATTTACTGGCTATATGTATCTGTTCTTTTATAGCATCAACGGTCTTTTTGTCCAACCTGGTTGCCCCGATGCCAGGAATGAAAATTGTATTACCGTTGGAATGCAATACCAGTTGTTTTGCCTGGCCATCAATTTCGGTTGTCCCGTCTAAAACATCGAAATTGAGATCGATCGAATCGTTATTTATGCTGGTTTTTATAACCGTGGTTAGGTGTTTTAACCCACTGGCTAGCAATTTCACATTCTCGTCGGTTTCCAGGTCAAATATTGTTGTCAACCTGGGCATGGTTGATTTACAAAAATCGATGGCCTGGTTCAGGTTATATAGCCTATATTCCTTGGTTTTTTTTGAAAACAGGAAGCCAAATTTCCTTGCCGTGTGAACCAGTTTGATAAGTGCTGATTTTTTTGCACTGGACATGGAGTCATTTGTGAAATTTTTGTCAGACAAGACCGGTGCCAGGGTATCGCTCCAAAAGGCCTTGAAACAAAGCACCTGCCCAATCGTATAAAATTTCAATTGGATGCGCTCTGACTGGGGTTTTTCCATATTGTCATGACTGCTGGCATGGTTTTTATCATATTGTTTGGCCGCGGCTTCGTCTGCAAATATGGATTCATTTTTTTCTGCTATGGAATCTTCCAGGGCCAGAAGTGCTGCAATCACGAATGCGTCGGATTGTTCCGAATCATTACAGGACGATCTTGTGCAAAACCCATCAGAATTATGTTCAATGGTTGCGAGGGTCTGGACTTTGTATTCATCCAAAAATCTGACAATGACGTCATTGCAACGCATATCGATTTCACGAACCATACCACTTTCGAAGATATTGTTACCTGAATTTATGGCTTTTTTTGGGAAAGTATTTGGCCAATTTAGGTCACAAATCCTTGCCATCCATGCCTCCATGGCCTCTCTGGTAAATGTTAATACCGGCGGTCTCCTGTGCATATAAACTACAGATTCTGTAAAATTAAATATAAAAAATCAAGCATGTCTTATAATAGTTGTCATTATTGACTCGGTTGAATATAAGTATTTTGCGTCAGTAGTGGTTAAATTCATCTGTTCAGGTCTATGGTCTGTGAATAACTTTTGGCGAAATGTACTCGTATTTTTTTTGCCAATAATTATTTATGATGGCGCTGGGTTATACCTGGTAACTGTTTGTTTTTTAAGCTAGAAATTTATGGAAATGAAGATTGATAATAGGTTAGATGAGAGGAAAGAAAGTATTAGCGCACCGGCGATGCAGGAAGAGGTATATAGTGTGCTGGCGAGTATTGGTTCAGCGACCGGTGAATTTGACAATGAGGTATCCTGGGCGCTGTCCAGGGAGGTTATTTCAAAAATTTGGGAGCAAGGAGGTTGTAGTTCGGAACATTCCTGCTCATCGATCGAAGATGCCGTGGAAAATGTTTTGTTTAGGTCCCAGTTTCGCGCCAGTACCAAGATGTTTATTCTGGCCAGGGATAGTCGGGATAACACCGCCGAGCTGTCGGCCAAATCCCAGGTAAGCAGCGTTGAACAGTATTTGGCAAAATTGGATTGGAAGGTCCGAGAGAATAGCAATATGACCTATTCGCTGCAGGGTCTAAATAACTATTTGGCCGGAACAATGAGTCAGGCCTACTGGTTGCATAAGGTGTATCCGGCAGCAATAAGAGATGCCCATGAGTCCGGTGACTTTCATATACATGACCTGACCCAGCTATCAGTTTATTGTGTTGGCTGGGATCTGGCTGATTTACTGCGCGAAGGGTTTTGTGGTGTGCCAGGAAAATTAGAAGCTAAACCACCAAAACATTTCCGAACTGCGCTGGGCCAGATTGTGAACTTTTTTTACACACTGCAGGGTGAAGCCGCTGGAGCTCAAGCATTTTCGAGCTTTGATACGTTTTTGGCTCCATTCATAAGGTTCGATAACCTTGACGATCGACTGGTCGAACAGGCGCTTCAGGAGTTCCTGTTCAACGTAAATGTCCCGACAAGGGTTGGCTTTCAGACTCCATTCACGAACATAACTCTGGATTTATTCTGTCCGGCTCATATGGCCAACGAACCGGTGATAGTTGGAGGTGAACCAAGAAGTGAGACCTATGGTGACTTTCAGGCGGAGATGGATATCTTTAACAGGGCGCTATTTAAGGTTATGACCAATGGCGATGCCCGGGGTAGGATAATGACATTTCCGATTCCGACGATAAATTTATCCAAAAATTTCGATTGGGACAGTGAAGTTCTAAAAGGTCTTTGGGAGATGACCAGTAAATATGGCATACCTTATTTTTCCAATTTTATAAATTCGGACATGAAACCAGAGGATACTCGATCGATGTGCTGTCGTCTTAGAATCGATAATACTCAACTTGAGCGCCGTGGCGGTGGATTGTTTGGTGCAAACCCGCTTACCGGTAGCGTTGGTGTGGTCACGATAAATCTACCGAGAATTGCCTATTTGGCTGGAAGTGAAGCAGAATTTTTTGCCAGATTGAGGGTTCTGATGGATCTGGCTAGAGATAGTCTGGAGATCAAACGTGACCTGTTGGAAAAAATGACCGATTCAAACCTGTACCCTTATACAACATTCTATTTAAAAGGTATAAAAGAGCGATTTGGGTCCTACTGGAAGAATCATTTTTCTACCATAGGTATTGTGGGAATGAATGAGGCCTGCATTAACCTATTTGGTAAAAATATAACCACTGAAGAAGGCAGGACTTTTGCTCTTAATGTATTGGATTATATGAGGGATAAGATGATTGAGTACCAGAAAAAGACCGGTAATCACTACAACCTAGAAGCAACGCCGGCGGAAGGTACGTCTTTTAGACTTGCCAAAAAGGATAAAGCCAGATTCGGTAGCAGAATTGTGTGTGCAAACGATGATGACGGCAAAGGTGAAAATGTTGCTAACCGAGCGCCATTCTACACAAATTCTGTCCATGTGCCGGTTAACTTCACTGATGATTTATTCGAGCTTCTTGACAATCAAGATGATATGCAAACTAAATTTACCGGAGGTACCGTCGTTCACATTTTTCTTGGAGAAAGAATAAAAGAGCCGGAAGCTATAAAAAATTTGATTTATAAAATAGCTAATGGCTACAAGTTGCCCTATTTCTCATTGACGCCAACCTTTTCTATCTGCCAATCTCATGGATATATAGGTGGTGAGCATTTCCTGTGTCCAACCTGTGGAAGTGCAACGGAGGTATATTCCAGGGTTGTTGGCTATCTTAGGCCGGTGCATCAATGGAATGATGGCAAGCAGGCCGAGTTTAAGATGCGAAAATATGTAAGTCTGTGATATTGGGTAATTTGGCAGTATCTATAATATATTTTTACCTATTTACAACATTGTGTTTTTTGTTTATTTTTTAGCAGAATAATGGGTTTGTACCGATATGGATTTTAACACAGAGGTAATAAATTTTTTAGTAAAAAAAAAGTTAATAAAAAATGAACCCACCAATGTAGCGCTTGTTGATAATCTGAAAGATGGTTTAGCTACGTTTTTAAACAGAATTGAAACCAAAGATGATAGCATTTCTCAATTGAAATTGAATGGTGCCGGGCTGTCCATCGCCTGCGATTATTCAGCGTTTATTGATATATTGTGTGCGCATGAGTTTATGGAATTAGGCCGAAAAGAAGCTCAGGATTGTGTAATTTCAGAGCAGGAATTTTATATCGAAGCTATCTGTGCCATATTAGAAAAAGCACTTGAAAAATTTCCGGAATTTTTATCCTATCCCCTGGATATCAACGGTGAAGCATTTTTAACAAGTGACATAAAGAAGACGTTTATGTACAATGCATTAGCGATTATAGCAAAAAGTTATCATAATGACGAAAATAACATTATATTTACGTGGATTCATCTGAAAGATTTTTCACATATAATGGAAGTGTTAGAAAAGTGTGAACAGCCGTACATAGATACCATAGTGAAGCAATTTTACATAGACTATAAAGATTTTGGTAATAAATATTCAAAATATAGCACTGAAGAAGACGACGACGAGTCGGAAGAATCAGATAAATCAGATAAATCATACGAATCGGAAGAATCATGCGAATCAGGAGAACTAGATAAATCAGTAGGATCAGAAGAATTAGAAGAATCATGCGAACCAGATAAATCATGCGAATCAGGAGAATCAGATAAATCAGATAAATTATACGAACCAGATAGATCATGCGAATCAGAAGAGCCAGAGATAAAATCAGAAAAATCTGTAAAAAAAATTGCTCAACCACTTAATAATAAAAAGGTTAGATTCGTGTCGTCGAAAAAGTAGGTAACCTAGCCATAATACAAGCATAGGCATAAAATATTTTTATTTGTTAAAAATTAATTTATTTTTATGTTGTTTTGTTATAGAATAGTGTTCTATCTAAAACTATGGATTTTAACCCAGAATTAATGGATTTTTTAGTGAGTAACCAATTAATCTCACAGAGCGCAATTGTGAAGCATACAGATAGCCCGGACAATGGTCATGACAATGGTCTGTTTGATGGGATGATTAAAGGTAGTGTAAATAATCTTTATGGCAAAATTATAAGTAAAGATAGCAGTATTTCCAATTTGAATTTAGCCAATGGTGTGTCATCCACTTGCAAATATATGATATTATTTGGTGCTTATTACTTTCCGGAAGGCTCACATGGGAAGCCTATTGGTAGCGATGTTAATGCAGTCTATAATGCATACAGTTGTTTTATGCGTATATTAAATGCGTTTCCAGACTTTTTGTTGTATCCACTGGATATTAACGGAACAAGATTTCCCTATGAAGATATAAAGAAAACATTCCTGTATAATATGTTAAGTTTTATAGCCGATCAGTTTAGAAAGGCTGTTGCTGATTCTGATGAAACACTAAAGGAAGCATGTATGTCCTGGCTTAATGTGGTGTATTTTATGACTTATGTTATTGATTCTGATTATATTGGTAAAAATTGTGTGAAAGAAATTTTTATTTTCTTTTTTGTTCTTAATAATGGTTTATGGGATTTGTATATGAGCTGGTTCAGCACGAATTATTCCAGTGAGTCGGAAAATTTGAATAATTCCACCCAAGATGATTATAGCGATCCAGAGATAGATGATGATGACGATAAGCCTAAATTTAAATTAGTGTATTAGATTGACATCGGATTGGTTTTCATAGGTTAATGAATGTTTTGCTGGGTGTGTGCTCGCTCGTAAAGAGAGGTATTCGAGAGGAAAGTCCGGACATCTCATGGCGTGATTCCAGGTGAAAATCTGGGCTGCGAAATACTATTCGCAGACGGAAAGTGCAACAGAAAGTATACCGCCGAGAGGTAAGGGTGAAATGGCGAGGTAAGAGCTCACCGTGGTTGGAGTAATCCAACCAGCAATGAAAACCCAATCAGATGCAAGGCAAAATAGGCGAATGGATTGCCAGTCCCATATTCGCGGGTTTGCCGCACTCCCCAGCGGGAGAGTGAAGTTCACTAGATAGATGAGCACATCGGCGAATGTCGAACAGAATCCGGCTTATATCCCAGCAAAACATTTGATAATTTACAGCAAAAGCAAAAAAGACTTCAAAGACTTCAGGAAGCTTCGATGGCTGGGTGTGCCGTGTCACTGATATGTTCATTTACCTATGCCCTCAACAGACTTATGCTAGCAGAGAAGCTTTTGTCTTCCATAATAAAATGGCCTGACAGCTACAACCCATTGCTCAGCATTATGTAATACATAATAAGGAACGGAACATTTTATCCGGAATCACGAGCACCCCGGCAGGATGCAGCGTAACTAATGTTATCAAAAAATCCAG
It contains:
- a CDS encoding DEAD/DEAH box helicase, with product MHRRPPVLTFTREAMEAWMARICDLNWPNTFPKKAINSGNNIFESGMVREIDMRCNDVIVRFLDEYKVQTLATIEHNSDGFCTRSSCNDSEQSDAFVIAALLALEDSIAEKNESIFADEAAAKQYDKNHASSHDNMEKPQSERIQLKFYTIGQVLCFKAFWSDTLAPVLSDKNFTNDSMSSAKKSALIKLVHTARKFGFLFSKKTKEYRLYNLNQAIDFCKSTMPRLTTIFDLETDENVKLLASGLKHLTTVIKTSINNDSIDLNFDVLDGTTEIDGQAKQLVLHSNGNTIFIPGIGATRLDKKTVDAIKEQIHIASKFDGELPRYMIYSIFTDSCLAMKKDDNLLAWQKSFETKPDTSMAMPEFLRQYQKEGVAWMAHLLTHGFHGLLADDMGLGKTLQVLTLISKYASTKCSVVICPASVVPVWKHEAEKFFPELTVKIFSSADKDLEHCNLVITSYTQLRRNKSIFSSTKFQLAILDEAQCIKNPSTKVFSSCLAIDSVWRLALTGTPIENNIQDLWSIFRFLMPGLLHDQAKFIEFSKSDRATEKIKKQIGPFMLRRTKESVAEELPEKIEIDLPCTMTAYQRNLYDAVLERAIKKYDIGQNQPDIKKHRFGILAVLTKLRQIACDPGIIPGVEADFDESCKLESLNQKLSDILKEGKKIVIFSQFVTFLKRIRSFIRSEYKEVRIFEITGATKKRDEVVREFQEFEGPGLILISLKAGGTGITLTAAEYVFLMDPWWNPAVERQAMDRVHRIGQNKKVTVYRLISDNTIESKIQILQQNKNLLFGDIIDSLKEQQSGGSFFIKHVQELLEIPSA
- a CDS encoding ribonucleoside triphosphate reductase gives rise to the protein MEMKIDNRLDERKESISAPAMQEEVYSVLASIGSATGEFDNEVSWALSREVISKIWEQGGCSSEHSCSSIEDAVENVLFRSQFRASTKMFILARDSRDNTAELSAKSQVSSVEQYLAKLDWKVRENSNMTYSLQGLNNYLAGTMSQAYWLHKVYPAAIRDAHESGDFHIHDLTQLSVYCVGWDLADLLREGFCGVPGKLEAKPPKHFRTALGQIVNFFYTLQGEAAGAQAFSSFDTFLAPFIRFDNLDDRLVEQALQEFLFNVNVPTRVGFQTPFTNITLDLFCPAHMANEPVIVGGEPRSETYGDFQAEMDIFNRALFKVMTNGDARGRIMTFPIPTINLSKNFDWDSEVLKGLWEMTSKYGIPYFSNFINSDMKPEDTRSMCCRLRIDNTQLERRGGGLFGANPLTGSVGVVTINLPRIAYLAGSEAEFFARLRVLMDLARDSLEIKRDLLEKMTDSNLYPYTTFYLKGIKERFGSYWKNHFSTIGIVGMNEACINLFGKNITTEEGRTFALNVLDYMRDKMIEYQKKTGNHYNLEATPAEGTSFRLAKKDKARFGSRIVCANDDDGKGENVANRAPFYTNSVHVPVNFTDDLFELLDNQDDMQTKFTGGTVVHIFLGERIKEPEAIKNLIYKIANGYKLPYFSLTPTFSICQSHGYIGGEHFLCPTCGSATEVYSRVVGYLRPVHQWNDGKQAEFKMRKYVSL